In a genomic window of Meriones unguiculatus strain TT.TT164.6M chromosome 8, Bangor_MerUng_6.1, whole genome shotgun sequence:
- the Tmprss6 gene encoding transmembrane protease serine 6 isoform X1 yields the protein MPRCLRLPCSTRRPTAEVPQASDGQGNGGDGQEAAEPGGMFNTPKNTKRKNRDYLRFTPLLLVLAALASAGVTLWYFLGYKAEATVSQVYTGSLRVLNRHFSQDLARRESTAFRSEAAKAQRMLKDLVASTHLGLYYNSSSIYSFGEGSLMCFFWFILDIPEYQRLTLSPEVVRGLLAGELLSNSSTLASYKTEYEVDPESLVILEASVNDIVVLNSTLGCYRYSYVKPNQVLRLRGPDQQSTSCLWHLQGPEDLMLKVRLEWTRVDCRDRVAMYDAAGPLEKRLITSVYGCSRQEPVMEVLASGSVMAVVWKKGMHSYYDPFLLSVKSVAFQDCQVNLTLEGRLDLQGFLRTPYYPSYYSPNTHCSWHLTVPSLDYGLALWFDAYALRRQKYNLLCTQGQWMIQNRRLCGFRTLQPYAERIPVVASAGVTINFTSQISLTGPGVQVYYSLYNQSDPCPGEFLCSVNGLCVPVCDGIKDCPNGLDERNCAFSLHHRQICQLSVLASLLRNNQKESAEPHSSAKRTARASHCPKSVTGSLTVSTAATKSSAKKCEDRSCVKKPNPECDGRSDCSDGSDEQHCDCGLQGPSSRIVGGAVSSEGEWPWQASLQIRGRHICGGALIADRWVMTAAHCFHEDSMASPRLWTVFLGKMRQNARWPGEVSFKVSRLFLHPYHEEDSHDYDVALLQLDHPVVYSATVRPVCLPAPSHFFEPGQRCWITGWGALREGGPGSSTLQKVDVELVPQDLCSEAYRYQVTPRMLCAGYRKGKKDACQGDSGGPLVCREPSGRWFLAGLVSWGLGCGRPNFFGVYTRVTHVINWIRQVLT from the exons ATGCCAAGATGTCTACGGCTCCCCTGTTCTACCAGGAGGCCCACCGCTGAGGTTCCCCAAGCGTCTGATGGGCAGGGCAATGGAGGTGATGGACAGGAAGCTGCCGAGCCAGGGGGGATGTTCAACACCCcaaaaaacaccaaaagaaaaaaccGGGACTACCTCCGCTTCACACCGCTGTTGCTGGTCTTGGCTGCCCTGGCCTCAGCAGGAGTCACGCTTTGGTATTTCCTAG GGTACAAGGCAGAAGCCACCGTTAGCCAGGTGTACACTGGCAGCCTCCGGGTGCTCAACCGCCATTTCTCCCAGGACCTGGCCCGACGGGAGTCCACTGCTTTCCGCAGTGAAGCTGCCAAAGCCCAGAGGATG CTCAAAGACCTGGTTGCCAGCACCCACCTGGGCTTAtactacaactccagttccatatACTCCTTTGG GGAGGGGTCCCTCATGTGCTTCTTCTGGTTTATCCTTGACATTCCCGAGTACCAGCGGCTGACACTGAGCCCTGAGGTGGTGCGTGGGCTTCTGGCGGGGGAGCTACTGTCCAACAGCTCAACCCTGGCTTCCTATAAGACGGAATATGAGGTGGACCCCGAAAGCCTGGTGATCCTGG AAGCCAGCGTGAACGACATAGTTGTACTGAATTCCACGCTGG GCTGCTACCGTTACAGCTACGTGAAGCCAAACCAGGTCCTCCGGTTAAGGGGGCCCGACCAGCAGTCCACCAGCTGCCTGTGGCACCTGCAGGGGCCTGAGGACCTCATGCTTAAAGTGAGGCTCGAGTGGACCCGGGTTGACTGCAGAGACAGGGTAGCGATGTACGACGCGGCTGGGCCCCTGGAGAAGAGACTGATCACCTC GGTCTACGGGTGCAGCCGCCAGGAACCCGTCATGGAGGTGCTGGCATCGGGCTCCGTCATGGCAGTGGTGTGGAAGAAGGGCATGCATAGCTACTATGACCCCTTCTTGCTCTCTGTGAAGTCTGTGGCCTTCCAAG ACTGCCAGGTGAACCTGACGCTGGAGGGCCGGCTGGACCTGCAGGGCTTCCTCCGCACACCCTACTACCCCAGTTACTACTCGCCCAATACCCACTGCTCCTGGCATCTCACC gTCCCCTCTCTGGACTACGGCTTGGCACTCTGGTTTGATGCTTacgcactgaggaggcagaagtaCAACCTACTGTGTACTCAGGGCCAGTGGATGATCCAGAACAGGAG GCTGTGTGGCTTCCGCACCCTGCAGCCGTATGCCGAGAGGATCCCCGTGGTGGCCTCGGCTGGCGTCACCATCAACTTCACCTCCCAGATCTCCCTTACCGGCCCCGGTGTCCAAGTATACTACAGTTTGTACAACCAGTCAGACC CCTGCCCTGGAGAGTTCCTCTGTTCCGTGAATGGCCTGTGCGTCCCTGTCTGTGACGGGATCAAGGACTGCCCCAATGGCCTGGATGAGAGAAACTGTG CTTTCTCCCTTCATCATAGGCAAATATGCCAGTTATCTGTCCTGGCCAGTCTTCTGAGAAATAACCAAAAGGAG TCTGCAGAGCCACATTCCAGTGCCAAGAGGACAGCACGTGCATCTCACTGCCCAAAGTCTGTGACCGGCAGCCTGACTGTCTCAACGGCAGCGACGAAGAGCAGTGCCAAGAAG TGTGAGGACCGCAGCTGTGTGAAGAAGCCCAACCCAGAGTGTGACGGGCGGTCGGACTGCAGCGACGGTTCAGATGAGCAGCACTGCG ACTGTGGCCTCCAGGGCCCCTCCAGCCGCATTGTGGGTGGGGCCGTGTCCTCTGAGGGTGAGTGGCCGTGGCAGGCCAGCCTCCAGATCCGGGGTCGACACATCTGTGGGGGGGCTCTCATCGCTGACCGCTGGGTCATGACAGCCGCCCACTGCTTCCATGAGGACAG CATGGCCTCTCCCAGGCTGTGGACCGTGTTCCTGGGCAAGATGCGGCAGAACGCACGCTGGCCAGGCGAGGTGTCCTTCAAGGTGAGCCGCCTGTTCCTGCACCCGTACCACGAGGAGGACAGCCACGACTACGACGTGGCCCTGCTGCAGCTGGACCACCCCGTGGTGTACTCTGCCACCGTGCGCCCCGTCTGCCTGCCCGCGCCCTCTCACTTCTTCGAGCCGGGCCAGCGCTGCTGGATCACAGGCTGGGGAGCCCTGCGTGAGGGTG GTCCCGGCAGCAGCACCCTTCAGAAGGTAGATGTGGAGCTGGTCCCTCAGGACCTGTGCAGTGAGGCCTATCGCTACCAGGTGACCCCGCGCATGCTCTGTGCTGGCTACCGCAAGGGCAAGAAGGATGCCTGCCAG GGCGACTCTGGAGGTCCACTGGTTTGCAGGGAGCCCAGTGGCCGCTGGTTCCTGGCAGGGTTGGTTAGCTGGGGCCTGGGCTGCGGCCGACCTAACTTCTTTGGCGTATACACTCGTGTCACACATGTGATCAACTGGATCCGGCAGGTGCTGACCTGA
- the Tmprss6 gene encoding transmembrane protease serine 6 isoform X2 — protein MPRCLRLPCSTRRPTAEVPQASDGQGNGGDGQEAAEPGGMFNTPKNTKRKNRDYLRFTPLLLVLAALASAGVTLWYFLGYKAEATVSQVYTGSLRVLNRHFSQDLARRESTAFRSEAAKAQRMLKDLVASTHLGLYYNSSSIYSFGEGSLMCFFWFILDIPEYQRLTLSPEVVRGLLAGELLSNSSTLASYKTEYEVDPESLVILEASVNDIVVLNSTLGCYRYSYVKPNQVLRLRGPDQQSTSCLWHLQGPEDLMLKVRLEWTRVDCRDRVAMYDAAGPLEKRLITSVYGCSRQEPVMEVLASGSVMAVVWKKGMHSYYDPFLLSVKSVAFQDCQVNLTLEGRLDLQGFLRTPYYPSYYSPNTHCSWHLTVPSLDYGLALWFDAYALRRQKYNLLCTQGQWMIQNRRLCGFRTLQPYAERIPVVASAGVTINFTSQISLTGPGVQVYYSLYNQSDPCPGEFLCSVNGLCVPVCDGIKDCPNGLDERNCVCRATFQCQEDSTCISLPKVCDRQPDCLNGSDEEQCQEGVPCGTFTFQCEDRSCVKKPNPECDGRSDCSDGSDEQHCDCGLQGPSSRIVGGAVSSEGEWPWQASLQIRGRHICGGALIADRWVMTAAHCFHEDSMASPRLWTVFLGKMRQNARWPGEVSFKVSRLFLHPYHEEDSHDYDVALLQLDHPVVYSATVRPVCLPAPSHFFEPGQRCWITGWGALREGGPGSSTLQKVDVELVPQDLCSEAYRYQVTPRMLCAGYRKGKKDACQGDSGGPLVCREPSGRWFLAGLVSWGLGCGRPNFFGVYTRVTHVINWIRQVLT, from the exons ATGCCAAGATGTCTACGGCTCCCCTGTTCTACCAGGAGGCCCACCGCTGAGGTTCCCCAAGCGTCTGATGGGCAGGGCAATGGAGGTGATGGACAGGAAGCTGCCGAGCCAGGGGGGATGTTCAACACCCcaaaaaacaccaaaagaaaaaaccGGGACTACCTCCGCTTCACACCGCTGTTGCTGGTCTTGGCTGCCCTGGCCTCAGCAGGAGTCACGCTTTGGTATTTCCTAG GGTACAAGGCAGAAGCCACCGTTAGCCAGGTGTACACTGGCAGCCTCCGGGTGCTCAACCGCCATTTCTCCCAGGACCTGGCCCGACGGGAGTCCACTGCTTTCCGCAGTGAAGCTGCCAAAGCCCAGAGGATG CTCAAAGACCTGGTTGCCAGCACCCACCTGGGCTTAtactacaactccagttccatatACTCCTTTGG GGAGGGGTCCCTCATGTGCTTCTTCTGGTTTATCCTTGACATTCCCGAGTACCAGCGGCTGACACTGAGCCCTGAGGTGGTGCGTGGGCTTCTGGCGGGGGAGCTACTGTCCAACAGCTCAACCCTGGCTTCCTATAAGACGGAATATGAGGTGGACCCCGAAAGCCTGGTGATCCTGG AAGCCAGCGTGAACGACATAGTTGTACTGAATTCCACGCTGG GCTGCTACCGTTACAGCTACGTGAAGCCAAACCAGGTCCTCCGGTTAAGGGGGCCCGACCAGCAGTCCACCAGCTGCCTGTGGCACCTGCAGGGGCCTGAGGACCTCATGCTTAAAGTGAGGCTCGAGTGGACCCGGGTTGACTGCAGAGACAGGGTAGCGATGTACGACGCGGCTGGGCCCCTGGAGAAGAGACTGATCACCTC GGTCTACGGGTGCAGCCGCCAGGAACCCGTCATGGAGGTGCTGGCATCGGGCTCCGTCATGGCAGTGGTGTGGAAGAAGGGCATGCATAGCTACTATGACCCCTTCTTGCTCTCTGTGAAGTCTGTGGCCTTCCAAG ACTGCCAGGTGAACCTGACGCTGGAGGGCCGGCTGGACCTGCAGGGCTTCCTCCGCACACCCTACTACCCCAGTTACTACTCGCCCAATACCCACTGCTCCTGGCATCTCACC gTCCCCTCTCTGGACTACGGCTTGGCACTCTGGTTTGATGCTTacgcactgaggaggcagaagtaCAACCTACTGTGTACTCAGGGCCAGTGGATGATCCAGAACAGGAG GCTGTGTGGCTTCCGCACCCTGCAGCCGTATGCCGAGAGGATCCCCGTGGTGGCCTCGGCTGGCGTCACCATCAACTTCACCTCCCAGATCTCCCTTACCGGCCCCGGTGTCCAAGTATACTACAGTTTGTACAACCAGTCAGACC CCTGCCCTGGAGAGTTCCTCTGTTCCGTGAATGGCCTGTGCGTCCCTGTCTGTGACGGGATCAAGGACTGCCCCAATGGCCTGGATGAGAGAAACTGTG TCTGCAGAGCCACATTCCAGTGCCAAGAGGACAGCACGTGCATCTCACTGCCCAAAGTCTGTGACCGGCAGCCTGACTGTCTCAACGGCAGCGACGAAGAGCAGTGCCAAGAAG GAGTACCCTGTGGGACATTCACCTTCCAGTGTGAGGACCGCAGCTGTGTGAAGAAGCCCAACCCAGAGTGTGACGGGCGGTCGGACTGCAGCGACGGTTCAGATGAGCAGCACTGCG ACTGTGGCCTCCAGGGCCCCTCCAGCCGCATTGTGGGTGGGGCCGTGTCCTCTGAGGGTGAGTGGCCGTGGCAGGCCAGCCTCCAGATCCGGGGTCGACACATCTGTGGGGGGGCTCTCATCGCTGACCGCTGGGTCATGACAGCCGCCCACTGCTTCCATGAGGACAG CATGGCCTCTCCCAGGCTGTGGACCGTGTTCCTGGGCAAGATGCGGCAGAACGCACGCTGGCCAGGCGAGGTGTCCTTCAAGGTGAGCCGCCTGTTCCTGCACCCGTACCACGAGGAGGACAGCCACGACTACGACGTGGCCCTGCTGCAGCTGGACCACCCCGTGGTGTACTCTGCCACCGTGCGCCCCGTCTGCCTGCCCGCGCCCTCTCACTTCTTCGAGCCGGGCCAGCGCTGCTGGATCACAGGCTGGGGAGCCCTGCGTGAGGGTG GTCCCGGCAGCAGCACCCTTCAGAAGGTAGATGTGGAGCTGGTCCCTCAGGACCTGTGCAGTGAGGCCTATCGCTACCAGGTGACCCCGCGCATGCTCTGTGCTGGCTACCGCAAGGGCAAGAAGGATGCCTGCCAG GGCGACTCTGGAGGTCCACTGGTTTGCAGGGAGCCCAGTGGCCGCTGGTTCCTGGCAGGGTTGGTTAGCTGGGGCCTGGGCTGCGGCCGACCTAACTTCTTTGGCGTATACACTCGTGTCACACATGTGATCAACTGGATCCGGCAGGTGCTGACCTGA